Proteins encoded by one window of Acidipropionibacterium virtanenii:
- a CDS encoding O-methyltransferase, producing the protein MSPDQLTPTAPDPRSWEYADEFVATSPEVSAARETALAAEWSPVGTGTASLLTFMSRAIDAHTVVEIGTDAGVTGLSLMQGMDRKGVLTSIDAESDRQAAARVAFERAGMRSNQFRLITGMPLDVLPKLRDGAYDLVLVNGDRLEYVEYVAQALRLLRHGGVVVVNGALADNTIADPDNDADETLIIREALDSIQETEEFRPVLLPVGSGLLLAIKE; encoded by the coding sequence GTGAGCCCTGATCAGCTGACCCCAACCGCACCCGACCCCAGGTCGTGGGAGTACGCCGACGAGTTCGTCGCGACATCTCCGGAGGTCTCGGCCGCCCGCGAGACAGCGCTGGCCGCCGAATGGTCCCCTGTCGGCACCGGCACCGCCTCCCTCCTCACCTTCATGTCGCGCGCGATCGACGCGCACACCGTGGTGGAGATCGGCACCGACGCCGGGGTCACAGGCCTGTCATTGATGCAAGGCATGGACCGTAAGGGCGTACTCACCAGTATCGACGCCGAGTCCGACCGCCAGGCCGCGGCACGGGTCGCCTTCGAACGGGCCGGCATGCGTTCCAACCAGTTCCGGCTGATCACCGGAATGCCGTTGGACGTCCTTCCGAAGCTGCGCGACGGCGCATACGACCTCGTGCTGGTCAACGGCGACCGGCTGGAGTACGTGGAATACGTCGCCCAGGCTCTGCGGCTGCTGCGCCATGGCGGCGTCGTCGTGGTCAACGGCGCCCTGGCCGACAACACGATCGCCGACCCCGACAACGACGCCGACGAGACCCTCATCATCCGCGAGGCCCTGGACTCGATCCAGGAGACCGAGGAGTTCAGGCCCGTTCTGCTGCCGGTGGGATCAGGGCTCCTGCTGGCCATCAAGGAGTGA
- a CDS encoding vitamin K epoxide reductase family protein, protein MAANGVDKPSRWRRTTSIEMIVSGAIGLLASFVLSIEAWRLAADSKATFSCDVNTVLSCSTVASTWQARVLGFPNAFLGILFEAVVLSISIATLAGVRFPRWYMLATQALYSIAILFAWWLFIQSFFVIRALCPWCLLITITTTLVWAGLTRINIHDGVLTRRKGIQDFVNYNTDWYVTGLIILIIFAMIAIELIPSLL, encoded by the coding sequence ATGGCAGCAAACGGGGTCGACAAGCCGTCCAGGTGGCGGCGCACCACCTCCATCGAGATGATCGTCTCAGGGGCGATCGGGCTCCTCGCGTCCTTCGTCCTGTCGATCGAGGCCTGGAGACTCGCGGCCGACTCGAAGGCCACGTTCAGCTGCGATGTCAACACGGTGCTGTCCTGCTCCACCGTGGCGTCCACCTGGCAGGCCCGGGTGCTCGGATTCCCCAACGCCTTCCTCGGCATCCTGTTCGAGGCCGTGGTGCTCTCCATCTCGATCGCCACTCTGGCCGGGGTACGGTTCCCGCGCTGGTACATGCTCGCCACACAGGCTCTCTACTCCATCGCGATCCTGTTCGCATGGTGGCTGTTCATCCAGTCCTTCTTCGTCATCAGGGCACTGTGCCCCTGGTGCCTGCTCATCACCATCACGACCACCCTGGTCTGGGCGGGCCTGACGCGGATCAACATCCATGACGGCGTCCTCACCCGGCGCAAAGGGATCCAGGACTTCGTCAACTACAATACAGACTGGTACGTCACCGGGCTCATCATCCTGATCATCTTCGCCATGATCGCGATCGAACTCATCCCCAGCTTGCTCTAG
- the glgC gene encoding glucose-1-phosphate adenylyltransferase, whose protein sequence is MAMTRPKVLSIVLAGGEGKRLMPLTMDRAKPAVPFGGTYRLIDFVLSNLANSDLTKTAVLTQYKSHSLDRHVSVAWRMSTMLGNYVTPVPAQQRLGPRWFQGSADAIFQSMNLINDEDPDYVVVFGADNIYRMDVSQMLESHIDSGKGCTVAGIRVPRKDASAFGIIDAGADHAINEFLEKPADPPGLPDSPEESFASMGNYIFSRDSLVQALFDDSQDPEARHDMGGDIIPRFVRAGDAQVYDFKDNVVPGSTDKDVDYWRDVGTIDAYHEAHMDLVSVEPEFNLYNTEWPIWTSQEQAPGAKFVMRGSCDDTLVSSGCIISGTDIYRTVLGPRVRIERWARVDESILMNNVTIGSNATVHRAILDKNVVVPDGAQVGVDHEHDRARGFTVSPTGITVVGKGITVPY, encoded by the coding sequence ATGGCAATGACGCGACCCAAGGTGCTATCCATCGTCCTCGCGGGGGGTGAGGGCAAGCGCCTCATGCCCCTCACCATGGACCGCGCCAAGCCCGCCGTACCGTTCGGCGGGACCTACCGGCTGATCGATTTCGTGCTGAGCAATCTGGCGAACTCCGATCTCACCAAGACAGCAGTGCTCACCCAGTACAAGTCCCACTCCCTCGACCGTCACGTGTCGGTCGCCTGGCGGATGAGCACCATGCTCGGCAACTACGTCACCCCGGTTCCCGCCCAGCAGCGCCTGGGACCGCGCTGGTTCCAGGGCAGTGCCGACGCCATCTTCCAGTCCATGAACCTCATCAACGACGAGGATCCCGACTATGTCGTGGTCTTCGGGGCCGACAACATCTACCGGATGGACGTCAGCCAGATGCTCGAGTCCCACATCGACTCGGGGAAGGGCTGCACCGTCGCCGGGATCCGGGTGCCGCGCAAGGACGCGTCGGCCTTCGGCATCATCGACGCCGGGGCCGACCACGCCATCAACGAGTTCCTCGAGAAGCCGGCGGACCCGCCCGGCCTGCCGGATTCGCCCGAGGAATCCTTCGCCTCGATGGGCAACTACATCTTCAGCAGGGACTCCCTGGTTCAGGCGCTGTTCGACGACTCCCAGGACCCCGAGGCCCGCCACGACATGGGCGGGGACATCATCCCCCGGTTCGTCAGGGCCGGGGACGCCCAGGTCTACGACTTCAAGGACAACGTGGTTCCCGGTTCCACCGACAAGGATGTCGACTACTGGCGTGACGTCGGCACCATCGACGCCTACCACGAGGCTCACATGGACCTCGTCTCGGTCGAGCCCGAGTTCAACCTGTACAACACCGAGTGGCCCATCTGGACCAGCCAGGAGCAGGCCCCGGGCGCCAAGTTCGTGATGCGCGGGTCCTGCGACGACACGCTGGTGTCCTCGGGCTGCATCATCTCGGGCACCGACATCTACCGGACGGTGCTGGGGCCCCGGGTGCGCATCGAGCGCTGGGCGCGGGTCGACGAGTCGATCCTGATGAACAACGTCACCATCGGCTCGAACGCCACCGTCCACCGGGCGATCCTGGACAAGAACGTCGTGGTCCCCGACGGGGCCCAGGTCGGGGTCGACCACGAGCACGACAGGGCCCGCGGATTCACGGTCTCTCCGACCGGTATCACCGTGGTCGGCAAGGGCATCACAGTGCCGTACTGA
- the glgA gene encoding glycogen synthase, with translation MHVSILTREYPPAIYGGAGVHVAQLVPQLRRLVDVDVQCMGDPREGATAHAEDFPAGANPALRVFGADLSMTAAVPENTDLVHSHTWYANLAGLLSGVYHDIPHVISAHSLEPDRPWKAEQLGGGYRLSSWAERTAYDAADAIIAVSSGMRRDVLAAYPELDPDKVHVVRNGVDTDEFHPVTETEVPEQIGMDLDAPSVVFVGRITRQKGLIHLVRAAADLDPDTQLILLAGAPDTPEIAAEFHEAFEKVQKSRRAPVIWIQEMLPRASVRQVLSAATVFACPSVYEPLGIVNLEAMACAKPVVASEVGGIPEVVVDGETGYLVPGVPTDTSTPEEIAEFEHLFATRLNELTSDPQKAAQFGAAGRQRCIDKFDWARIAEQTVDVYKAAISRHSSR, from the coding sequence ATGCACGTCTCCATCCTGACCCGTGAGTACCCACCGGCCATCTACGGCGGTGCCGGGGTTCATGTCGCTCAGCTCGTCCCCCAACTGCGCAGGCTCGTCGACGTCGACGTCCAGTGCATGGGAGATCCCCGAGAGGGCGCCACCGCACATGCCGAAGACTTCCCGGCCGGGGCGAATCCGGCGCTGAGGGTCTTCGGCGCCGACCTCTCGATGACCGCGGCCGTCCCCGAGAACACCGATCTCGTCCATTCCCACACCTGGTACGCCAATCTGGCCGGCCTGCTGTCGGGGGTCTACCACGACATCCCGCATGTCATCAGTGCCCATTCCCTGGAGCCCGACCGCCCTTGGAAGGCTGAGCAGCTCGGTGGCGGCTACCGGCTCTCCTCCTGGGCCGAGCGCACTGCGTACGACGCCGCCGACGCCATCATCGCGGTGAGCTCCGGCATGCGCCGGGACGTGCTGGCCGCCTACCCGGAGCTGGATCCGGACAAGGTCCACGTGGTGCGCAACGGAGTCGACACCGACGAGTTCCACCCGGTCACCGAGACCGAGGTGCCCGAGCAGATCGGAATGGATCTCGACGCTCCCTCGGTGGTCTTCGTGGGCCGCATCACCCGCCAGAAGGGCCTGATCCATCTGGTGCGCGCCGCGGCCGATCTGGACCCCGACACGCAGCTCATCCTTCTGGCCGGCGCCCCCGACACCCCGGAGATCGCCGCCGAGTTCCATGAGGCCTTCGAGAAGGTGCAGAAGTCGCGCCGGGCCCCGGTCATCTGGATTCAGGAGATGCTGCCCCGCGCCTCCGTCCGCCAGGTGCTGTCGGCCGCCACCGTCTTCGCCTGCCCCTCGGTCTACGAGCCGCTGGGCATCGTCAACCTCGAGGCGATGGCCTGCGCCAAGCCCGTGGTGGCCTCGGAGGTCGGCGGAATTCCGGAGGTCGTCGTGGATGGGGAGACCGGCTACCTGGTCCCCGGGGTCCCCACCGACACCTCGACCCCTGAGGAGATCGCCGAGTTCGAGCATCTCTTCGCGACCCGGCTCAATGAGCTGACCTCCGATCCGCAGAAGGCTGCGCAGTTCGGTGCCGCGGGCCGTCAGCGCTGCATCGACAAGTTCGACTGGGCACGGATCGCCGAGCAGACCGTCGACGTCTACAAGGCCGCGATCAGTCGGCACAGTTCTAGATAA
- a CDS encoding DUF3117 domain-containing protein — translation MAAMKPRTGDGPMEVTKEGRGIVMRVPVDGGGRLVVELNAEEATALLNCLRETVG, via the coding sequence ATGGCAGCTATGAAGCCACGTACCGGCGACGGTCCTATGGAGGTCACGAAGGAGGGGCGCGGCATCGTGATGCGCGTTCCTGTTGACGGCGGTGGTCGCCTGGTCGTGGAGCTGAATGCCGAGGAGGCGACCGCCCTCCTCAACTGCCTCCGGGAGACTGTTGGTTGA
- a CDS encoding DivIVA domain-containing protein, whose protein sequence is MVWVLSAVVIVIIGAAVMAASGRFGAVPPVVDDRPAPDLPPGPLGPEDLRGASFAVVARGYSMAQVDSLLERLAGQLGQASGRAEEEPTTASEEPSQDPGMTT, encoded by the coding sequence ATGGTCTGGGTGCTCAGCGCCGTCGTCATCGTCATCATCGGGGCGGCCGTCATGGCGGCGTCCGGGCGTTTCGGGGCGGTGCCGCCGGTCGTCGACGACCGTCCCGCCCCGGACCTGCCACCGGGACCGCTCGGACCCGAGGATCTGCGCGGCGCCAGCTTCGCGGTGGTCGCCAGGGGATACTCGATGGCGCAGGTGGACTCGCTGCTGGAGCGGCTGGCCGGACAGCTCGGGCAGGCATCGGGCAGGGCGGAGGAGGAGCCGACCACAGCGTCGGAGGAGCCCTCGCAGGATCCCGGGATGACGACCTGA
- the dapE gene encoding succinyl-diaminopimelate desuccinylase, producing MMLDPLTDLHALFARIVDCESVSGQEEALAGLVESALGGLPHLETVRIGNNVVARTRLGRPDRVLVAGHLDTVPVADNLPSVREVREDGEYLVGRGSCDMKGGVAVALALAAQLERPAKDVTWVFYDCEEIAARYNGLGRIASERPDLLDADLAILMEPTDGVVEGGCQGTMRFTLTVPGAAAHSARSWTGHNAIHDLAPILEILRRWQDRDPLVEVDGLTYHEGLNATMVSAGLAGNVIPPEATIQINYRYAPDKSAAQAQEAMRRLFDGWEMEVLDLSSPARPGLDRPLAQSFVARVGTEPRPKYGWTDVARFSELGTPALNFGPGDPLCAHKADECCRLASLDECRDALGGWLSGESA from the coding sequence ATGATGCTCGACCCGCTCACCGACCTGCACGCACTGTTCGCCCGGATCGTCGACTGCGAGTCGGTGAGCGGCCAGGAGGAGGCCCTCGCGGGACTGGTCGAGTCGGCACTGGGCGGCCTCCCGCATCTGGAGACCGTGCGGATCGGGAACAACGTGGTCGCCAGGACCCGGCTGGGCCGCCCGGATCGGGTACTGGTGGCCGGTCATCTGGACACCGTTCCGGTGGCGGACAACCTGCCGAGTGTCCGCGAAGTGCGCGAGGACGGGGAGTACCTGGTCGGGCGGGGATCCTGCGACATGAAGGGCGGGGTGGCGGTGGCTCTGGCCCTGGCGGCCCAGCTGGAGCGCCCCGCCAAGGACGTCACCTGGGTGTTCTACGACTGCGAGGAGATCGCGGCCCGCTATAACGGCCTCGGGCGGATCGCTTCCGAGCGGCCCGATCTGCTGGACGCCGACCTGGCGATTCTCATGGAACCGACCGACGGCGTCGTGGAGGGGGGCTGCCAGGGAACGATGAGATTCACCCTCACCGTGCCCGGGGCGGCGGCCCACTCGGCACGGTCGTGGACCGGCCACAATGCCATTCACGACCTCGCCCCGATCCTGGAGATCCTGCGACGATGGCAGGACCGTGATCCGCTGGTCGAGGTCGACGGCCTCACCTACCATGAGGGCCTCAACGCGACGATGGTCTCCGCGGGTCTGGCCGGAAACGTCATCCCCCCCGAGGCGACCATCCAGATCAACTACCGGTATGCGCCCGACAAGAGCGCGGCGCAGGCTCAGGAGGCGATGCGCCGGCTCTTCGACGGATGGGAGATGGAGGTACTGGATCTCTCCTCCCCGGCGCGGCCGGGCCTGGATCGGCCGCTGGCACAGTCCTTCGTGGCGCGAGTCGGCACAGAACCGCGGCCCAAGTACGGCTGGACCGATGTGGCGCGCTTCTCCGAGCTGGGGACGCCGGCCCTGAACTTCGGCCCCGGTGACCCGCTGTGCGCCCACAAGGCCGACGAGTGCTGCCGGCTGGCATCCCTCGACGAGTGCCGCGACGCGCTGGGCGGTTGGCTGAGCGGGGAGAGCGCATGA
- the dapD gene encoding 2,3,4,5-tetrahydropyridine-2,6-dicarboxylate N-succinyltransferase, translating into MTSTTDTPSPDRTAWGWGLATVHDSGDVLDTWFPAPALGDPDATDAPAELVKAAETGLDSIRQVHHEVVRTVVDLDAAPSGVSDGYLRLHVLSHRLARPRTVNLDGIFAVLPNNVWTTHGPCRVEDFAEVELAARATGTRMTVLLIDKFPRMVDFVVPSGVRIGNADRIRLGAHLAEGTTVMHEGFVNYNAGTLGASMVEGRISQGVIVGDGSDVGGGASIMGTLSGGGKEQVTIGRGCLLGAESGLGISLGDNCVVEAGLYITAGTKVTLRGGDVVKASELSGHDNVLFIRDSTTGVVKALGRSGSRVELNSALHRN; encoded by the coding sequence ATGACGAGCACCACCGACACCCCCTCTCCCGATCGCACCGCATGGGGGTGGGGTCTGGCCACTGTCCATGACTCGGGCGACGTCCTGGACACCTGGTTCCCCGCACCTGCGCTCGGGGATCCGGACGCCACCGATGCGCCCGCCGAACTGGTCAAGGCCGCCGAGACCGGGCTGGACAGCATCCGGCAGGTCCATCATGAGGTGGTGCGCACCGTTGTCGATCTGGATGCGGCTCCCTCCGGCGTCAGCGACGGCTACCTGCGCCTGCACGTGCTTTCCCACCGCCTGGCCCGGCCCCGCACCGTCAATCTGGACGGCATTTTCGCCGTCCTGCCCAACAACGTGTGGACCACCCACGGGCCCTGCCGGGTCGAGGACTTCGCCGAGGTGGAGCTGGCGGCACGGGCGACCGGTACCCGGATGACGGTGCTGCTCATCGACAAGTTCCCCCGGATGGTCGACTTCGTCGTCCCCTCGGGGGTGAGGATCGGCAATGCCGACCGTATCCGGTTGGGTGCCCACCTGGCCGAGGGCACCACCGTCATGCACGAGGGCTTCGTCAACTACAACGCGGGAACCTTGGGCGCCTCCATGGTGGAGGGCCGGATCTCCCAGGGGGTGATCGTCGGCGACGGCTCGGACGTCGGCGGCGGCGCCTCGATCATGGGCACGCTGTCGGGCGGCGGCAAGGAGCAGGTCACCATCGGGAGAGGGTGCCTGCTGGGGGCGGAGTCCGGGCTGGGAATCTCCCTGGGCGACAACTGCGTCGTGGAGGCCGGCCTCTACATCACCGCCGGCACCAAGGTGACCCTGCGCGGGGGCGACGTCGTCAAGGCCAGCGAGCTCTCAGGCCATGACAACGTCCTGTTCATCCGCGACTCCACCACCGGAGTGGTGAAAGCCCTTGGCCGCAGTGGATCGAGGGTGGAGCTCAACTCGGCCCTGCACCGGAACTGA
- a CDS encoding serine hydrolase, whose amino-acid sequence MVAGRRTMRALAAALVGCLSSAILLGGCAGAGSPATASSPADPSSPSSSPSPTPVDAADLTALTREVPTSMQIVVSAQGSNLITAGSIRTPTAWSTLKVPIAIAALSRGTADTDDVKEAITVSDNDAAIRLWNSLGAGERAADTVQAVLSAHGDKDTTVLPDRVDPDEPFGMTRWQADDQARFMEWLACTDDSSARTVRSYMGQIDSSQQFGLSSIHPSMVKAGWGDEDSGQYTVRQMAVLPHDDGYSVVTFIAQGDSESSVDRTVDAVGTWISAHSSQLPLRHC is encoded by the coding sequence ATGGTGGCTGGTCGGCGGACGATGCGCGCTCTGGCGGCAGCCCTGGTCGGCTGCCTCTCCTCGGCGATTCTGCTGGGCGGCTGCGCCGGTGCAGGCTCCCCGGCAACGGCCTCGAGTCCGGCGGACCCGTCGAGTCCCTCCTCCAGTCCGTCCCCCACCCCGGTGGACGCCGCCGACCTCACCGCCCTGACCCGTGAGGTTCCTACCTCCATGCAGATCGTCGTCTCCGCCCAGGGGAGCAACCTGATCACAGCCGGATCGATCCGCACCCCGACAGCGTGGTCCACCCTCAAGGTCCCCATCGCCATCGCCGCCCTGAGCAGGGGCACCGCCGACACCGACGACGTCAAGGAGGCCATCACAGTCTCCGACAACGACGCCGCAATCCGGCTGTGGAACAGCCTGGGTGCCGGAGAGAGGGCCGCCGACACCGTGCAGGCCGTGCTCAGCGCCCACGGCGACAAGGACACCACCGTGCTTCCCGACCGGGTGGATCCCGACGAACCGTTCGGCATGACACGCTGGCAGGCCGACGACCAGGCTCGTTTCATGGAGTGGCTGGCCTGCACAGACGACTCCTCGGCGAGGACGGTGCGCTCCTACATGGGGCAGATCGACTCCTCGCAGCAGTTCGGCCTGTCGAGCATCCACCCGTCGATGGTCAAGGCCGGCTGGGGAGATGAGGACTCCGGTCAGTACACCGTCCGCCAGATGGCGGTCCTCCCCCACGACGACGGCTACTCAGTGGTGACCTTCATCGCCCAGGGCGATTCCGAGTCGTCGGTCGACCGCACCGTGGACGCAGTCGGCACATGGATCTCGGCGCACTCCTCCCAGCTGCCCCTGAGACACTGCTGA
- the dapC gene encoding succinyldiaminopimelate transaminase: protein MNPVGGGRRVVSATLPAFPWDTIEPAKRRAAAHPDGLVDLSVGTPVDPTPDIVRRALSDASNAHGYPQVWGTPELRRAILDHMSARWGAPELDERSVLPVIGSKELVAWLPTQLGLGPDCLVVIPACAYPTYRVGALLAGARIQEADSPADVEEVPSLIWINSPANPTGRILSVSQMREWVDFARRCGAVLASDECYGEFGWDAEPVSVLDTRVCDGDVTGLLACLSMSKRSNMAGYRAGFVVGDPLIASELLTVRKHSGMMLPAPVAEAMRVALEDPSHVAEQRDRYLNRRRVLKPALERAGFRIDHSEGSLYLWATRGEDCRVTLDALAELGILCSPGDFYVTGSSEHVRIGLTASDERIRVAADRLDATG from the coding sequence GTGAATCCTGTCGGCGGTGGTCGCAGGGTCGTCTCGGCGACCCTGCCGGCCTTTCCCTGGGACACCATCGAACCGGCCAAGAGGCGGGCGGCCGCCCACCCCGACGGATTGGTCGATCTGTCAGTGGGTACGCCTGTCGACCCGACTCCCGACATCGTGAGGCGCGCCCTGTCGGACGCCTCGAACGCCCACGGATACCCGCAGGTGTGGGGCACTCCGGAGCTGCGACGAGCGATCCTCGACCACATGTCCGCGCGCTGGGGCGCACCGGAACTCGATGAGCGTTCGGTGCTGCCGGTGATCGGGTCCAAGGAACTGGTCGCCTGGTTGCCGACCCAGCTCGGGCTCGGCCCCGATTGCCTGGTCGTCATCCCCGCGTGCGCATATCCGACCTACCGGGTGGGCGCGTTGCTGGCTGGTGCCAGGATCCAGGAGGCTGACAGCCCTGCGGACGTGGAGGAGGTGCCGAGCCTCATCTGGATCAACTCGCCGGCCAATCCGACCGGGAGGATCCTCTCGGTGTCGCAGATGCGCGAATGGGTTGATTTCGCCCGTCGCTGCGGAGCCGTACTGGCCTCCGACGAGTGCTACGGGGAGTTCGGCTGGGACGCCGAGCCGGTCTCAGTGCTGGACACCCGGGTGTGCGACGGTGACGTCACCGGGCTGCTGGCCTGCCTGTCGATGTCGAAGCGCTCGAATATGGCCGGCTACCGGGCCGGGTTCGTGGTCGGCGACCCCCTGATCGCCTCCGAGCTGCTGACGGTGCGCAAGCACTCCGGCATGATGCTCCCGGCCCCAGTGGCCGAGGCGATGCGGGTGGCGCTGGAGGATCCCTCCCATGTCGCCGAGCAGCGCGACCGCTACCTGAATCGGCGCCGGGTGCTCAAACCCGCCCTGGAGCGCGCCGGATTCCGGATCGATCACTCCGAGGGATCCCTCTATCTGTGGGCCACTCGCGGCGAGGACTGTCGCGTGACTCTTGATGCGCTGGCCGAACTCGGCATCCTGTGCTCACCGGGGGACTTCTACGTCACCGGTTCCAGCGAGCACGTGCGCATCGGACTGACGGCCTCCGACGAGCGGATCCGGGTGGCCGCCGACCGTCTCGACGCCACTGGCTGA
- the fdxA gene encoding ferredoxin — protein MTYVIGLPCVDVKDRACVEECPVDCIYEGERSLYIHPEECVDCGACEPVCPVEAIYYEDDLPDDQAGFLQINTEFFDDLGSPGGAARLGPVAKDHPKVAALPPQGE, from the coding sequence GTGACATACGTCATCGGTCTGCCCTGCGTGGACGTCAAGGATCGTGCGTGCGTCGAGGAATGCCCCGTCGACTGCATCTACGAGGGCGAGCGCAGCCTCTACATCCATCCCGAGGAGTGCGTGGACTGCGGCGCGTGCGAACCCGTCTGCCCGGTGGAGGCCATCTACTACGAGGACGACCTGCCAGACGATCAGGCCGGCTTCCTCCAGATCAACACCGAGTTCTTCGACGATCTGGGTTCCCCCGGTGGCGCCGCCCGCCTGGGGCCGGTCGCCAAGGACCACCCGAAGGTCGCGGCACTGCCTCCTCAGGGGGAGTGA
- a CDS encoding VanW family protein — MGTSDDGTIRRPHKHRRRNAAVIGGGVLVVLIGGYLVGHFMTADVLPSNTTIQGVSVGGLHTDDARAKVNAALSKELSAPVSLADGATSVEIKPSAAGLAVDWDATMSQVDPGNSWDPRVIWNTLRGGDAVSLVSTVDEKALTSAVKATAPRFSVAPKDATVALVGTRVVTTRAVQGRTLQAEGTSETIQEYWPLKKRGSVPASVTRRAPAVTDSEVSQVVSKTLRPALSGPVTVDTGSTKFSVSAAQIATATTITSTKGTVTAKTDMARLYKATEATRARLGLASGRDARIVISGNSPTIRPSTDGRGISQPNFTKAVAPALMKLGTQRIGKAPITAVPAKFTTADAQKMGVKKVIGEFTTYFPYAEYRNTNLTLAANAINGTFLKPGETFSMDKVLGPRTEAKGYVPGWVISGDVMKEEPAGGISQSGTTTFNAAFFAGMTDVEHHPHTMYFDRYPAGREATLYYGNLDLKFRNDTRYGVLVQAYTKKAQPDGRGSITVKMWSTPTWDKVTSSALVKSNYEYGRTVTSTDADCHPQSPSPGFDVNYSRMFWKNGAVARTEKFFWRYDPTDEVTCK; from the coding sequence GTGGGCACCAGCGACGACGGCACGATCAGGAGACCTCACAAGCACCGACGCAGGAATGCCGCAGTCATCGGAGGCGGTGTCCTCGTGGTGCTGATCGGCGGCTACCTCGTGGGCCACTTCATGACCGCCGACGTACTGCCGTCCAACACCACGATCCAGGGCGTCTCCGTCGGTGGACTCCATACCGACGATGCCCGGGCGAAGGTGAACGCCGCTCTCAGCAAGGAACTCTCAGCACCCGTGAGCCTGGCGGACGGGGCGACCAGCGTCGAGATCAAGCCGTCGGCGGCGGGACTCGCCGTCGACTGGGACGCGACCATGTCCCAGGTGGATCCCGGCAACTCCTGGGATCCCAGAGTGATCTGGAACACGCTGCGTGGTGGAGATGCCGTGTCCCTGGTGAGCACGGTCGACGAGAAGGCTCTCACCAGCGCCGTCAAGGCCACGGCACCGCGTTTCTCCGTGGCCCCCAAGGACGCCACGGTCGCACTCGTCGGCACCCGCGTCGTGACCACCAGGGCCGTGCAGGGGCGCACCCTGCAGGCCGAGGGGACCAGCGAGACGATCCAGGAGTACTGGCCTCTCAAGAAGCGCGGCAGCGTGCCCGCATCGGTCACCCGCAGGGCCCCCGCAGTCACTGATTCCGAGGTCTCCCAGGTCGTCTCGAAGACCCTGAGGCCCGCCCTGTCCGGACCGGTCACCGTCGACACCGGGAGCACGAAATTCTCCGTCAGCGCCGCACAGATCGCCACCGCCACCACGATCACCAGCACGAAGGGGACCGTCACCGCGAAGACCGACATGGCCAGGCTGTACAAGGCCACTGAGGCGACCCGCGCCCGATTGGGGCTGGCCTCGGGACGCGACGCCAGGATCGTCATCTCCGGCAACAGCCCGACCATCCGGCCCTCCACCGATGGCCGGGGCATCAGCCAGCCGAACTTCACCAAGGCCGTGGCGCCCGCTCTGATGAAGCTCGGCACCCAGCGGATCGGCAAGGCGCCGATCACCGCTGTCCCCGCGAAGTTCACGACCGCCGACGCCCAGAAGATGGGGGTCAAGAAGGTCATCGGCGAGTTCACCACCTACTTCCCCTACGCCGAGTACCGCAACACCAACCTCACCCTCGCCGCCAACGCCATCAACGGCACCTTCCTCAAGCCCGGGGAGACCTTCAGCATGGACAAGGTGCTGGGGCCGCGCACCGAGGCCAAGGGATATGTGCCGGGCTGGGTGATCTCGGGAGACGTGATGAAGGAGGAACCGGCCGGCGGTATCTCCCAGTCGGGCACCACCACCTTCAACGCGGCCTTCTTCGCCGGTATGACAGATGTCGAGCATCACCCCCACACCATGTACTTCGATCGCTACCCGGCCGGCCGCGAGGCGACGCTGTACTACGGGAACCTCGACCTGAAATTCCGCAATGACACCAGGTACGGAGTGCTGGTGCAGGCCTACACGAAGAAGGCCCAGCCCGACGGTAGGGGATCGATCACCGTCAAGATGTGGTCCACCCCGACCTGGGACAAGGTCACCTCCAGCGCGCTGGTGAAGTCCAACTACGAGTACGGGCGGACCGTCACCTCCACCGACGCCGACTGCCACCCGCAGTCGCCCTCACCGGGATTCGACGTCAACTACTCCCGGATGTTCTGGAAGAACGGGGCGGTCGCCAGAACCGAGAAGTTCTTCTGGCGCTACGACCCCACCGATGAGGTGACCTGCAAGTAG